In Chaetodon trifascialis isolate fChaTrf1 chromosome 4, fChaTrf1.hap1, whole genome shotgun sequence, one DNA window encodes the following:
- the LOC139330089 gene encoding 5-hydroxytryptamine receptor 3A → MLNCSRPDPPSLLEALRPVFNLSSIRPVMNMSTPTNVSIEFILFGILGVKWRTEFVKWDPEQCGSSQITIPRKLLWVPDVVINEFMDKNTAPFVPYSYLYSDGFVLDKQPVRVVSVRRRATVYVVNLLIPSCFLISVDLFSFLLPPKSTNRSLFKMTLILGYTMFLLSMDDLLPVTGASIPLMNVFLSLCLVMMMASLLETILITNLLCGSTHYSPVPSWVRVFVLHILGCLVCLPPRPRDREDTVNQNPAAQEMKASSLVAEDSDGPEQKGPLDDARAVQELRSLGRDLQAIQLQMEQQLGGSQSSEEWIQVGFIIDRLLFGFYILFLSVSFITIIFMCKLSCKEGHSGPTYESMQTVFDLKPFRPAVNLSNPTITNISFTLYAVLGVNEKTQILTTFLWLRLYWHHEFLVWDPDECDGVTRISLPVKKLWSPDIIVYEFVDDDVSQACPYVYVNHTGHIRWDRMLRLVSACNLEIFSFPFDVQNCTFTFGSYMHTIRDVRVSPALTFQEMSKNSKRYLEASGEWELVDILGETSILQFGIDEWDIITFWVVIKRRPVLYVVNLLIPSSFLMLIDILSFYLPPHSVDRASFKMTLILGYTVFLLIMNDLLPSTANGTPIIGIYFSVCLALMVISLLETVIITNVLHHSSMKYQEVPKWVKVVVLKHIANLICYRWPEDAQQPSIPQNDKPDSSNGGSGPCIIQPMGQTPAQQPTSNGGTVALPELQQICQYLGDLRAHLMSLQKESELQDQWCHVGYVLDFLLFRIYLLLISCYALVIISMWCVWISQS, encoded by the exons ATGTTGAACTGCTCCAGACCTGACCCCCCTTCCTTGCTGGAGGCTCTCAGACCAGTCTTCAATCTGAGCTCCATTCGACCTGTCATGAACATGTCAACCCCCACCAATGTCAGCATTGAGTTCATCTTGTTTGGCATTTTGGGTGTG AAATGGAGAACAGAGTTTGTCAAGTGGGACCCAGAACAGTGCGGATCCTCACAGATTACAATTCCAAGAAAACTGCTCTGGGTACCAGATGTGGTCATCAATGAATT TATGGACAAGAACACAGCTCCATTTGTCCCGTACAGTTATCTCTACTCTGATGGCTTTGTGCTTGACAAACAGCCTGTCAGAGTG GTCTCAGTGAGGCGCCGGGCCACCGTGTATGTGGTGAACCTGCTGATCCCCAGCTGCTTCCTCATCAGTGTGgacctcttcagcttcctgctgcctcCCAAGAGCACCAACCGGTCCTTGTTCAAGATGACCCTCATCCTGGGCTACACAATGTTCCTGCTCAGCATGGATGACCTGCTGCCTGTCACAGGAGCCAGCATACCTCTCATGA ATGTGTTCCTGTCTCTGTGCCTGGTTATGATGATGGCCAGTCTACTGGAGACTATCCTCATCACCAACCTGCTGTGTGGCTCCACTCACTACTCTCCAGTCCCTAGCTGGGTCCGAGTGTTTGTTCTTCACATCCTGGGCTGCCTGGTATGTCTGCCACCGAGGCCCAGAGATCGAGAGGACACAGTCAACCAAAATCCAGCTGCACAAG AAATGAAAGCCTCCTCTCTGGTGGCAGAGGACAGCGATGGTCCAGAACAGAAGGGACCACTGGATGATGCCAGGGCCGTGCAGGAGCTGAGGAGCCTGGGGAGGGACCTCCAGGCCATCCAGCTTcagatggagcagcagctgggcGGAAGCCAGAGCTCAGAGGAGTGGATCCAGGTGGGGTTCATCATAGACCGCCTGCTGTTCGGCTTCTACATCCTCTTCCTATCAGTCagcttcatcaccatcatctttATGTG TAAACTGTCCTGTAAAGAAGGCCACAGCGGTCCAACCTACGAGTCCATGCAGACTGTGTTTGATTTAAAACCCTTCAGGCCAGCAGTGAATCTGAGCAACCCCACCATCACCAACATCTCCTTCACCCTGTATGCTGTCCTGGGTGTG AATGAGAAAACCCAGATACTCACTACTTTCTTGTGGCTGCGACTG TACTGGCACCATGAGTTCCTGGTCTGGGATCCTGATGAGTGTGACGGCGTCACCAGGATTTCTCTCCCTGTGAAGAAGCTGTGGTCTCCAGACATCATCGTGTATGAGTT TGTGGATGATGATGTTTCCCAAGCGTGTCCTTACGTCTACGTGAACCACACAGGCCACATCCGCTGGGACAGGATGCTGCGGCTCGTCTCAGCCTGCAACCTGGAGATCTTCAGTTTCCCGTTTGATGTGCAGaattgcacatttacatttggCTCCTACATGCACACCA taAGGGATGTGAGGGTCAGTCCAGCCCTGACATTTCAGGAGATGTCTAAAAACTCAAAGCGTTACCTGGAAGCCAGTGGAGAATGGGAGCTGGTGGACATACTGGGAGAGACCTCAATCCTCCAGTTTGGGATCGACGAGTGGGACATCATCACCTTCTGG GTGGTCATAAAGCGGCGGCCAGTCCTCTATGTGGTCAACCTGCTGATCCCCAGCTCCTTCCTCATGCTCATCGACATCCTGTCCTTCTACCTGCCGCCACATAGCGTCGACCGTGCCTCCTTCAAGATGACCCTCATCCTGGGCTACACCGTCTTCCTGCTCATCATGAATGACCTGCTGCCCAGCACAGCAAACGGCACGCCCATCATAG GTATCTATTTCTCTGTGTGCCTGGCCCTCATGGTCATCAGTCTGCTGGAGACGGTCATCATTACCAATGTCCTCCACCACAGCTCCATGAAATACCAAGAGGTTCCAAAGTGGGTGAAAGTGGTTGTCCTCAAACACATAGCCAACCTCATCTGCTACCGATGGCCGGAGGATGCCCAACAACCTTCTATACCACAGAATGATAAACCCGACAGCTCGAATGGCGGTTCAGGGCCGTGCATCATCCAACCAATGGGCCAGACACCAGCCCAGCAGCCAACCAGCAATGGAG GTACTGTTGCTCTGCCTGAACTGCAACAAATCTGTCAATACCTGGGCGACCTCCGTGCCCACCTCATGTCACTGCAGAAGGAGAGCGAGCTGCAGGACCAGTGGTGCCATGTAGGATACGTCCTCGACTTCCTGCTCTTCCGCATCTATCTGCTGCTCATCTCCTGCTACGCCCTGGTTATCATCTCAATGTGGTGCGTCTGGATCAGCCAGTCCTAA
- the LOC139330090 gene encoding 5-hydroxytryptamine receptor 3C-like yields the protein MTSKNTTLKCLPPSVGRSLVIFLILIPAVSGTIEVKCSEPNQPALLKALTPIFNLSAIRPVMNMTTSTNVRTFFTLYGILGVDEKAQLLLTYLWLDYWWENEFIRWDPIQCGTDKLSLPRNKFWVPDIVISEFMDENTAPPVPYVYVLNNGMVHDAQPVRVVSSCNLNIYTFPFDIQNCTLTFNSYIHFAMDIKIYLGKSAENITKYSKEVMTTMGEWELLDIATHKFTYGNNDGQYIDELAFHIRVRRRATMYVVNLLIPSCFLITVDLFSFLLPPQTVDRSSFKMTLILGYTVFLLIMNDLLPITGNSIPLINVFFSLCLALMVASLLETILITNLLSGSANFAPIPRWIRVLVLQILGCLLCLPMKAQETSADMKPSFAVAKPKADEEPPVEMGTAAEGKALRELRSLGTHLQAIRLQVEQQLGSSKSTEEWIQVGFIIDRLLFILYIFFISVSFITIMIIWANSYIQ from the exons ATGACTTCCAAGAATACTACCCTTAAG TGTCTCCCTCCATCAGTCGGGCGCAGTCTGGTCATTTTTCTTATTCTTATACCAG CTGTGTCCGGCACCATTGAGGTGAAGTGCTCTGAGCCGAACCAGCCCGCCCTGCTGAAGGCTCTGACTCCCATCTTTAATCTGAGCGCCATACGACCCGTCATGAACATGACAACCAGCACCAACGTCAGAACCTTCTTCACCTTGTATGGGATACTTGGAGTG GATGAAAAGGCTCAACTCTTGCTCACTTACCTGTGGCTAGATTAT TGGTGGGAGAACGAGTTTATCAGATGGGACCCAATCCAGTGTGGAACCGACAAGCTTTCTCTTCCCAGAAATAAATTCTGGGTGCCAGATATTGTAATCAGTGAATT TATGGATGAAAACACGGCGCCCCCTGTcccatatgtgtatgtgttaaaCAATGGGATGGTGCACGATGCTCAGCCGGTCAGAGTTGTCAGCTCCTGTAATCTCAATATCTACACCTTCCCCTTCGACATACAGAACTGCACTTTGACTTTCAACTCTTACATCCACTTTG CAATGGACATCAAGATTTACCTGGGGAAATCTgcagaaaacatcacaaagTACTCAAAGGAGGTGATGACCACCATGGGGGAGTGGGAGCTGCTGGATATCGCCACCCACAAATTCACCTACGGAAATAATGATGGTCAATATATTGATGAGCTCGCATTTCAT ATCAGGGTGAGGCGCCGGGCCACTATGTATGTGGTGAACCTGCTGATCCCCAGCTGCTTCCTCATCACAGTGGACCTCTTTAGCTTTCTGCTGCCTCCCCAGACTGTGGACCGATCGTCCTTCAAGATGACCCTCATCCTGGGCTACACGGTGTTCCTGCTCATCATGAATGACCTGCTCCCCATCACTGGAAACTCTATACCTCTCAtaa atgtgttcttctctctgtgcctgGCTCTGATGGTGGCCAGTCTTCTGGAGACTATCCTCATCACCAATCTGCTGAGCGGCTCTGCTAACTTCGCTCCCATCCCTCGCTGGATCCGAGTGTTAGTTCTGCAAATTCTGGGATGTCTTCTTTGCTTGCCCATGAAGGCTCAAGAAACTTCAG CAGACATGAAACCCAGTTTTGCAGTGGCAAAGCCAAAAGCTGATGAGGAGCCTCCAGTGGAGATgggcacagcagcagagggcaaGGCCCTTCGGGAGCTGAGGAGCCTGGGCACGCACCTCCAGGCCATCCGCCTGcaagtggagcagcagctgggtTCAAGCAAGAGCACGGAGGAGTGGATCCAGGTGGGTTTCATCATAGACCGCCTGCTGTTCATCCTCTACATCTTCTTCATATCAGTCAGCTTCATTACCATCATGATAATCTGGGCGAACTCATACATTCAGTAG
- the LOC139330456 gene encoding receptor-transporting protein 3 codes for MAQEWTRIFNIKANNLPPEDFWSLEFDDKLVPNSPNQGWKQYIRNTSARFKCTMCGRSWPSNRVMVVFHMRLVYGKGLIKVRRFRQNCKNCTSAPMEEPSISSENIDILLENLVDKIRIKCYHEDLGRGNRPFVNLDVKSPHEPGHCEACRYGICTRS; via the exons ATGGCACAGGAGTGGACAAGGATCTTCAACATTAAAGCAAATAATCTTCCACCTGAAGACTTTTGGAGTCTGGAGTTTGATGACAAACTTGTGCCTAATTCCCCAAACCAGGGCTGGAAGCAGTACATCAGGAACACCAGTGCAAG GTTTAAATGCACCATGTGTGGAAGATCCTGGCCGTCCAACCGGGTGATGGTGGTCTTCCATATGCGCCTGGTGTATGGGAAGGGCCTGATCAAGGTCAGGCGCTTCCGTCAGAACTGCAAGAACTGCACATCAGCTCCAATGGAGGAGCCCAGCATCTCCTCTGAGAACATCGACATCCTCCTGGAGAATCTGGTGGACAAGATAAGAATTAAATGCTACCATGAAGACCTGGGCAGAGGGAACAGACCTTTTGTAAACCTGGATGTCAAAAGTCCCCATGAGCCTGGTCATTGTGAGGCCTGCCGTTACGGCATCTGTACAAGGAGCTGA
- the dynlt2b gene encoding dynein light chain Tctex-type protein 2B, translating to MEGTDTYLIRPNHQHKFKPAIVKECIREIVRERLSGMRYDPEEVPELSRSLAECIKDKVKNAGFDRYKLVVQVAIGEQRGQGVKMSSRCLWDADTDNYAEDIFMNDSLFCVVAVFGSYYY from the exons ATGGAGGGCACAGACACATATCTCATACGACCTAATCACCAGCACAA GTTTAAGCCAGCCATTGTGAAGGAGTGTATTCGTGAAATTGTGAGAGAGCGACTGTCTGGGATGCGGTACGACCCGGAGGAAGTCCCAGAGCTGTCCCGTTCACTGGCAGAGTGCATTAAGGACAAAGTGAAGA ATGCAGGGTTTGACAGATACAAGCTTGTCGTGCAGGTGGCCATCGGAGAGCAACGGGGACAAGGAGTCAA GATGTCCTCAAGGTGTTTATGGGATGCTGACACAGACAACTATGCAGAAGATATTTTCATGAAC GACAGCTTGTTCTGTGTGGTGGCAGTTTTCGGAAGTTATTACTactga